One window of the Cryptomeria japonica chromosome 7, Sugi_1.0, whole genome shotgun sequence genome contains the following:
- the LOC131856372 gene encoding uncharacterized protein LOC131856372 — MVPQMLSRLWSYFVFVSSKKARLTGQSPDVREAALLNYVLKKAEEGNAEAVLAAIDDYTQSVWMMNIGKQKGSILESAVQRCESKLALELGTYCGYSAIRTASKMTKPGSKLISIEMNPNNCNVAKAMINQAGVASKVEVMEGTVSDKVEDLCEILDDEGVPHFDFILMDHSKQSYLSDFLVLKERGMIGKGTIIVSNNVGSDFSNYLGTKTNELESEEHKCSAEYLSLLPSVITISTFKADLPISIRT, encoded by the exons ATGGTTCCACAGATGCTGTCAAGGCTGTGGTCATACTTTGTGTTTGTGTCCAGCAAGAAGGCAAGGCTCACAGGGCAGTCCCCTGATGTCAGAGAAGCAGCCCTGCTTAACTATGTTCTTAAGAAGGCAGAGGAAGGAAATGCAGAGGCTGTCTTGGCTGCCATTGATGATTACACTCAGAGTGTTTGGATGATGAACATTGGCAAGCAAAAGGGCTCTATTCTGGAATCTGCAGTGCAGAGATGTGAATCCAAATTGGCTTTAGAGCTTGGAACTTATTGTGGGTATTCTGCCATTAGAACTGCTTCCAAAATGACAAAGCCTGGCAGCAAGCTGATCTCTATAGAAATGAATCCAAATAATTGCAATGTTGCCAAAGCAATGATTAATCAAGCAG GGGTTGCATCAAAGGTGGAAGTCATGGAAGGAACAGTGAGTGACAAAGTGGAGGACTTGTGTGAGATCTTGGATGATGAAGGGGTTCCACACTTTGATTTTATATTGATGGATCACTCCAAGCAAAGTTACCTGTCCGATTTCTTGGTGCTTAAGGAGAGAGGaatgattgggaaaggaactatcaTTGTGTCCAACAATGTGGGTTCAGATTTCTCTAACTATCTGGGAACTAAAACTAATGAATTGGAGAGTGAAGAGCACAAGTGTAGTGCAGAGTACTTGAGTCTGCTCCCATCTGTCATCACTATTTCAACTTTCAAAGCTGATCTCCCCATCTCTATTAGGACATAA